In the Panulirus ornatus isolate Po-2019 chromosome 57, ASM3632096v1, whole genome shotgun sequence genome, one interval contains:
- the LOC139766352 gene encoding uncharacterized protein isoform X1 — MEVGERRGSVTSLLRKCVATYTQASPLQHPPPEPDCWDEARRPPRQARFAANNRLQRKTERTSVTAEVAPGKKDVKQTESNQMKSGNIFHKSDENKTVTKDTTKLSSSSVVAQKKSPNETIGVKAIEATAAIQQTGNPDIQPQVKRRPRVMGGCSGAYQRAVRKVRGEAPVDSVVLLGLPGEDQVTLHHAEPSQHSFCTSSFTVAIAATKMKALGLRKGTVNRKVVSSGGRDDDSEHTSPLLGGRRPERPRIGKKMFEDAYVATWSQPILPADDKDFNITFEKPKKVRVVRVGKLRRKSLGSEVPLPPEGEEPAKEESEWLEWRRTHDRVQQWLKDNTLIEADESHVVAMLLEPDAKKEARGDFRKTEVEGQTRPHADHLLEG; from the exons ATGGAGGTAGGTGAGAGGCGAGGGTCAGTGACGAGCCTCCTGCGGAAGTGTGTGGCAACTTACACCCAAGCCAGCCCGCTGCAACACCCGCCACCCGAACCCGACTGCTGGGACGAAGCGCGACGTCCACCCAGACAAGCCAGATTTGCTGCCAATAATCGACTCCAAAGAAAAACAGAACGTACCAGTGTTACAGCCGAGGTGGCGCCGGGCAAGAAAGATGTAAAACAAACGGAGTCAAATCAAATGAAAAGTGGGAACATTTTCCATAAGTCAGACGAAAACAAGACAGTTACAAAAGACACTACGAAACTCAGCTCCAGCTCTGTTGTTGCACAAAAGAAAAGCCCCAATGAAACAATCGGAGTCAAGGCCATAGAGGCGACGGCTGCCATTCAACAAACAGGAAATCCTGACATCCAGCCTCAAGTCAAACGGCGACCAC GCGTGATGGGCGGGTGCTCCGGAGCGTACCAACGGGCGGTGAGGAAGGTCCGTGGGGAGGCGCCAGTGGATAGCGTCGTCCTATTAGGACTGCCAGGGGAGGACCAAGTTACCCTCCATCATGCTGAACCCAGCCAGCATTCCTTCTGTACCAG TTCCTTCACTGTAGCCATAGCAGCAACGAAGATGAAGGCGCTGGGGTTACGGAAGGGCACGGTCAACCGGAAGGTGGTGTCATCTGGCGGCCGAGACGATGACAGCGAACACACCTCACCTCTGCTGGGAGGAAGAAGGCCAGAGAG ACCACGAATTGGGAAAAAGATGTTCGAGGATGCGTATGTAGCCACCTGGAGCCAACCCATCCTACCTGCGGATGACAAGGACTTCAACATCACCTTCGAGAAACCCAAAAAG GTCCGGGTCGTTCGCGTTGGAAAACTCCGGCGGAAGAGCCTCGGCTCAGAGGTTCCGCTGCCTCCAGAGGGCGAGGAACCCGCCAAGGAGGAGTCCGAGTGGCTCGAGTGGAGGAGAACCCATGACCGAGTACAGCAGTGGTTGAAGGACAACACCCTAATCGAGGCAGATGAGTCCCACGTCGTGGCTATGTTATTGGAACCCGATGCGAAGAAAG AGGCAAGGGGAGACTTTCGTAagacagaagtggagggacaaACTCGGCCACACGCGGATCATCTACTTGAAGGCTAA
- the LOC139766352 gene encoding uncharacterized protein isoform X2, producing the protein MEVGERRGSVTSLLRKCVATYTQASPLQHPPPEPDCWDEARRPPRQARFAANNRLQRKTERTSVTAEVAPGKKDVKQTESNQMKSGNIFHKSDENKTVTKDTTKLSSSSVVAQKKSPNETIGVKAIEATAAIQQTGNPDIQPQVKRRPRVMGGCSGAYQRAVRKVRGEAPVDSVVLLGLPGEDQVTLHHAEPSQHSFCTSSFTVAIAATKMKALGLRKGTVNRKVVSSGGRDDDSEHTSPLLGGRRPERPRIGKKMFEDAYVATWSQPILPADDKDFNITFEKPKKVRVVRVGKLRRKSLGSEVPLPPEGEEPAKEESEWLEWRRTHDRVQQWLKDNTLIEADESHVVAMLLEPDAKKGALYRS; encoded by the exons ATGGAGGTAGGTGAGAGGCGAGGGTCAGTGACGAGCCTCCTGCGGAAGTGTGTGGCAACTTACACCCAAGCCAGCCCGCTGCAACACCCGCCACCCGAACCCGACTGCTGGGACGAAGCGCGACGTCCACCCAGACAAGCCAGATTTGCTGCCAATAATCGACTCCAAAGAAAAACAGAACGTACCAGTGTTACAGCCGAGGTGGCGCCGGGCAAGAAAGATGTAAAACAAACGGAGTCAAATCAAATGAAAAGTGGGAACATTTTCCATAAGTCAGACGAAAACAAGACAGTTACAAAAGACACTACGAAACTCAGCTCCAGCTCTGTTGTTGCACAAAAGAAAAGCCCCAATGAAACAATCGGAGTCAAGGCCATAGAGGCGACGGCTGCCATTCAACAAACAGGAAATCCTGACATCCAGCCTCAAGTCAAACGGCGACCAC GCGTGATGGGCGGGTGCTCCGGAGCGTACCAACGGGCGGTGAGGAAGGTCCGTGGGGAGGCGCCAGTGGATAGCGTCGTCCTATTAGGACTGCCAGGGGAGGACCAAGTTACCCTCCATCATGCTGAACCCAGCCAGCATTCCTTCTGTACCAG TTCCTTCACTGTAGCCATAGCAGCAACGAAGATGAAGGCGCTGGGGTTACGGAAGGGCACGGTCAACCGGAAGGTGGTGTCATCTGGCGGCCGAGACGATGACAGCGAACACACCTCACCTCTGCTGGGAGGAAGAAGGCCAGAGAG ACCACGAATTGGGAAAAAGATGTTCGAGGATGCGTATGTAGCCACCTGGAGCCAACCCATCCTACCTGCGGATGACAAGGACTTCAACATCACCTTCGAGAAACCCAAAAAG GTCCGGGTCGTTCGCGTTGGAAAACTCCGGCGGAAGAGCCTCGGCTCAGAGGTTCCGCTGCCTCCAGAGGGCGAGGAACCCGCCAAGGAGGAGTCCGAGTGGCTCGAGTGGAGGAGAACCCATGACCGAGTACAGCAGTGGTTGAAGGACAACACCCTAATCGAGGCAGATGAGTCCCACGTCGTGGCTATGTTATTGGAACCCGATGCGAAGAAAGGTGCCCTCTACAGGAGCTGA